A genomic window from Myxococcales bacterium includes:
- a CDS encoding acyltransferase: MDNRKSRLGVALAALAFYAVFIYRTSFVLGGTRTFVLFEDAMISMRYARNLAEGHGLVWNPGEAHIEGFTNLLWVLWMSVAHMLHLSEAKISLFIMLTGVGILFANAWVVAKIARRLSDAKWLPLAVLAATLFDYPLVFWTLRGMEVGALTLLVDVLLYLVLENEVKFTLRRTVLMSVVTAAALLLRSDSVVPIALIGVYGLYTAEKRVLFAVTMAAGAGGAVGAQTAFRIAYFHDRLPNTAYLKLIGIPLSARLKRGVFVALEMLAMHLAVPLAVIAARLGKPEKTFYQDPPTRRRVLLGALFAAQIAYATYVGGDAWEWMLYANRYTCVGMPALILLVALCIDDLIREGEAARELAARKFAGALMTMGLVLVLLNVYGKLRPEQGVARTIYFSKTPFAFGGLYFGLGAAFLFLKDLREGVRDGLDWLRSRFASRATVTSAALVAMGLVWFPSHAVALGRWATQNAAQYIDEARYTRLGFLLRATTPDDHRIAVAAAGATPYFSRRPTEDLLGKNDAHIAHLPPKGVFSPGHDKWDYTWSLGERKTQLIVEPVDLNPADEKYIDELGFEKLPNEMLLRRGAPGVKPELVGAKVDTAAELEAVLDKVGFKAPEPARGVDLGVCFALALVGLGLFLGLSRDADDLSALDEAAPAPTPGPEATSGHDHIQTLDGMRGIAVLLVLAFHFSWEFPEVGAVATHVKRVLWTGWIGVDLFFVLSGFLITRGLVAPSNKPLLTRMKMFWMRRVLRIFPLYYAFIIVGSVIGLALGHWIPGPAYWLYMQNYVLAFDPEELRWTAHFWSLAIEEQFYFVWPVVALVTPRRRLVPLTLALIAACLVLRAGFTLKAHFWEPLTVVKFVYRATFTRADGLLLGALVATLQRESSHTISHLWRRLRFPLFVLTGVGVVGLYVVAKGLNGYDRRVVVAGYFLLALFFASAVSLCADGQIGPRVRAFLTSRVLVSCGKVSYGMYIFHWPVLILAIPTLKRLQVGLSELGQLGVNTAFLLGAIGLVWGASQLSFKYFESPFLKLKGRFLG; the protein is encoded by the coding sequence TTGGACAATCGTAAGAGTCGCCTCGGCGTCGCGCTCGCAGCCCTCGCCTTCTACGCGGTCTTCATCTACCGCACGAGCTTCGTCCTCGGGGGGACGCGCACCTTCGTCCTCTTCGAGGACGCGATGATTTCCATGCGCTACGCGAGGAACCTCGCGGAGGGCCACGGCCTCGTGTGGAACCCGGGCGAGGCGCACATCGAGGGCTTCACGAACCTGCTCTGGGTGCTCTGGATGAGCGTGGCGCACATGCTGCACCTCTCCGAGGCGAAGATCTCCCTCTTCATCATGCTCACCGGCGTGGGCATCTTGTTCGCCAACGCGTGGGTCGTGGCGAAGATCGCCCGGCGCCTCTCCGACGCCAAGTGGCTCCCGCTCGCGGTGCTCGCGGCGACGCTCTTCGACTATCCGCTCGTGTTCTGGACGCTGCGCGGCATGGAGGTGGGCGCCCTCACCCTCCTGGTCGACGTGCTGCTCTACCTCGTGCTCGAGAACGAGGTGAAGTTCACCCTGCGCCGGACGGTGCTCATGTCGGTCGTGACCGCGGCGGCGCTGCTGCTCCGCTCCGACTCGGTGGTCCCGATCGCGCTCATCGGCGTCTACGGGCTCTACACGGCCGAGAAGCGGGTGCTGTTCGCGGTCACCATGGCCGCCGGCGCGGGAGGCGCGGTGGGGGCGCAGACCGCGTTCCGCATCGCGTATTTCCACGATCGACTGCCCAACACCGCCTACCTCAAGCTCATCGGCATTCCGCTGTCGGCGCGCCTCAAGCGCGGCGTGTTCGTCGCCCTCGAGATGCTCGCGATGCACCTCGCGGTGCCGCTGGCGGTCATCGCCGCGCGCCTCGGCAAGCCCGAGAAGACCTTCTACCAAGACCCGCCCACGCGGCGGCGCGTCCTCCTCGGCGCGCTCTTCGCCGCGCAGATCGCCTACGCCACGTACGTCGGCGGCGACGCGTGGGAGTGGATGCTCTACGCGAACCGCTACACGTGCGTCGGAATGCCCGCGCTCATCCTCCTCGTGGCGCTGTGCATCGACGATCTGATCCGCGAAGGCGAGGCCGCGCGCGAGCTCGCCGCGCGCAAGTTCGCGGGCGCCCTCATGACCATGGGGCTCGTGCTCGTGCTGCTCAACGTGTACGGCAAGCTGCGCCCCGAGCAGGGCGTCGCCCGCACCATCTATTTCAGCAAGACGCCGTTCGCGTTCGGCGGCCTGTATTTCGGCCTCGGCGCCGCGTTCCTCTTCTTGAAGGACCTGCGCGAAGGCGTGCGCGACGGGCTCGACTGGCTCCGCTCGCGCTTCGCCTCGCGCGCGACGGTCACCTCCGCAGCGCTGGTCGCCATGGGGCTCGTGTGGTTCCCCTCGCACGCCGTCGCGCTCGGTCGGTGGGCCACGCAGAACGCTGCACAATACATCGATGAGGCCCGGTACACGCGGCTCGGCTTCCTGCTCCGCGCCACCACGCCCGACGACCACCGCATCGCGGTCGCGGCCGCCGGGGCCACACCCTACTTCTCCCGCAGGCCCACCGAGGACCTCCTCGGCAAGAACGACGCGCACATCGCGCACTTGCCCCCGAAGGGCGTCTTCTCGCCGGGCCACGACAAGTGGGACTACACGTGGAGCCTCGGCGAGCGAAAGACCCAGCTCATCGTCGAGCCGGTCGACCTCAACCCGGCCGACGAGAAGTACATCGACGAGCTCGGCTTCGAGAAGCTCCCGAACGAGATGCTCCTGCGACGCGGCGCGCCCGGCGTGAAGCCCGAGCTCGTGGGCGCCAAGGTGGACACGGCGGCCGAGCTCGAGGCGGTGCTGGACAAGGTGGGCTTCAAGGCCCCCGAGCCCGCCCGCGGCGTCGACCTCGGGGTGTGCTTCGCGCTGGCGCTCGTCGGGCTCGGGCTCTTCCTCGGCCTCTCTCGGGACGCCGACGATCTCTCCGCGCTCGACGAGGCCGCGCCCGCGCCCACGCCCGGGCCGGAAGCCACGAGCGGGCACGACCACATCCAAACCCTCGACGGCATGCGCGGCATCGCCGTGCTGCTCGTGCTCGCGTTCCATTTCTCGTGGGAGTTCCCCGAGGTGGGCGCGGTCGCGACGCACGTCAAGCGCGTGCTCTGGACCGGCTGGATAGGCGTCGACCTCTTCTTCGTGCTCTCGGGGTTCCTCATCACCCGCGGCCTCGTGGCGCCCAGCAACAAGCCGCTGCTCACGCGCATGAAGATGTTCTGGATGCGCCGCGTGCTCCGCATCTTCCCGCTGTATTACGCCTTCATCATCGTCGGCAGCGTCATCGGGCTCGCGCTCGGCCACTGGATCCCCGGCCCCGCGTACTGGCTCTACATGCAGAACTACGTGCTCGCGTTCGACCCCGAGGAGCTCCGCTGGACGGCGCACTTCTGGTCGCTCGCGATCGAGGAGCAGTTCTACTTCGTCTGGCCGGTGGTGGCGCTCGTCACGCCTCGAAGGCGCCTCGTGCCGCTCACCCTCGCGCTCATCGCCGCGTGCCTGGTCCTGCGCGCGGGCTTCACGCTGAAGGCCCACTTCTGGGAGCCTCTCACGGTCGTCAAGTTCGTTTACCGAGCGACGTTCACCCGGGCCGACGGGCTCCTGCTCGGGGCGCTGGTCGCCACGCTCCAGCGCGAGTCGTCCCACACGATCTCGCACCTCTGGCGGCGCCTGCGCTTCCCGCTCTTCGTGCTCACGGGGGTGGGCGTGGTCGGGCTCTATGTCGTCGCCAAGGGGCTCAACGGCTACGATCGCCGCGTGGTGGTCGCCGGGTATTTCCTCCTCGCGCTCTTCTTCGCCAGCGCCGTGTCCCTCTGCGCCGACGGCCAGATCGGCCCGCGCGTGCGCGCCTTCCTCACCTCCCGGGTGCTCGTGTCGTGCGGCAAGGTGAGCTACGGCATGTACATCTTCCACTGGCCGGTGCTCATCCTCGCCATCCCTACGCTCAAGCGCCTGCAGGTGGGCCTGTCGGAGCTCGGTCAGCTCGGCGTGAACACCGCGTTCCTCCTCGGCGCGATCGGCCTGGTCTGGGGCGCCTCTCAGCTCAGCTTCAAGTACTTCGAGTCACCGTTCCTCAAGCTGAAGGGGCGCTTCCTGGGGTAG
- a CDS encoding serine/threonine protein kinase, producing MHIVAGNKLGPYVFERPLGVGAYGVVWLARREDNASKVAIKVLHPQAVSHESVERFRREARALEQLSSPYIAKMYEFVVGPPFGFALVMEYIQGELLASVFKRTKLGVEDTIHLGADLLRGVVEMHSRGIIHRDLKPANVMLRPIEGGWIAVVLDFNLSRFKGGTDENGRPQGNLTAMGSAIGTIPFMAPEQIVDARRANESADVYSVGAILYNAVVGAPAFDISTFRVKLSEEAPAVVTGRSDPTALAFAGLVQRAMRRRPAERFASAQEMLVALEAIPLPPASPR from the coding sequence TTGCACATCGTCGCGGGAAACAAGCTCGGTCCGTACGTATTCGAACGCCCGCTCGGTGTCGGCGCGTACGGCGTGGTGTGGCTGGCGCGCCGCGAGGACAACGCCTCGAAGGTCGCCATCAAGGTGCTGCACCCGCAGGCGGTGTCCCACGAGAGCGTGGAGCGCTTCCGGCGCGAGGCGCGCGCGCTGGAGCAGCTCTCGAGCCCGTACATCGCGAAGATGTACGAGTTCGTGGTTGGCCCCCCGTTCGGCTTCGCGCTCGTCATGGAGTACATCCAGGGCGAGCTGCTCGCGAGCGTGTTCAAGCGCACCAAGCTCGGCGTCGAAGACACCATCCACCTGGGCGCCGATCTCCTCCGGGGCGTGGTGGAGATGCACAGCCGCGGCATCATCCACCGCGACCTGAAGCCCGCCAACGTCATGCTCCGTCCCATCGAAGGCGGCTGGATCGCGGTGGTGCTCGACTTCAACCTGAGCCGCTTCAAAGGTGGCACCGACGAGAACGGTCGGCCCCAGGGCAACCTCACCGCCATGGGCTCGGCGATCGGCACGATCCCCTTCATGGCGCCGGAACAAATCGTCGACGCGCGCCGCGCCAACGAGTCCGCCGACGTCTACTCCGTGGGCGCCATCCTCTACAACGCGGTGGTCGGCGCCCCGGCGTTCGACATCAGCACGTTCCGCGTGAAGCTCTCCGAGGAGGCACCGGCGGTCGTCACCGGGCGCTCCGATCCGACCGCGCTCGCCTTCGCGGGGCTCGTGCAGCGCGCCATGCGACGCAGGCCCGCCGAGCGCTTCGCCAGCGCCCAGGAGATGCTCGTGGCGCTGGAGGCCATCCCGCTCCCGCCGGCGAGCCCACGCTGA
- a CDS encoding carbamoyl-phosphate synthase gives MQVLLLGADYYGTLAAVRCLGARGVRVFVADETRDARALFSRYAAERLQHPPLGEVDALLDWLVAFGRAHPGTVIYPTNDHLAWLLAAHEERIRDVFLTMHPGEGTTLDLLDKGRLSAVCAELGIDVPLTLYADTDAELLALAERATFPLLIKPRTQIYLESGIKGSLVERLSELPATLARYHDLVRFNPALTSRHPDIARPMLQAYHPAAETSIFSVSGYADDAHLVSRSAMKVLQRPRKVGIGLCFEGREPEPAVTAQLRALFTRVGYRGAFEAEFIADGDRRLLIDVNPRFYSQMAFDVARGLPLPYVVALRAAGQDADADRVLEEATRWQPAGKHVYCHELMLDLVLGLQGLSGQMSRDEVKRWRSWLRDNRARATDAVRDPDDRKPALVDAASWVRHFAKHPRSFLRSYVLNR, from the coding sequence ATGCAGGTGCTCCTCCTCGGCGCGGACTACTACGGCACGCTGGCGGCCGTGCGTTGCCTCGGGGCGCGAGGCGTGCGGGTGTTCGTCGCCGACGAGACCCGTGACGCGCGCGCGCTCTTCTCTCGGTACGCCGCCGAGCGGCTCCAGCACCCGCCGCTCGGCGAGGTGGACGCGCTGCTCGACTGGCTCGTCGCGTTTGGCCGCGCGCACCCCGGCACCGTCATCTACCCCACGAACGACCACCTCGCGTGGCTCCTCGCCGCGCACGAAGAGCGCATCCGCGACGTGTTCCTCACGATGCACCCCGGCGAGGGCACCACGCTCGACCTGCTCGACAAGGGGCGCCTCTCCGCGGTCTGCGCCGAGCTCGGCATCGACGTGCCGCTCACCCTCTACGCCGACACCGACGCCGAGCTGCTCGCGCTCGCCGAGCGCGCCACGTTCCCCCTGCTCATCAAGCCGCGCACGCAGATCTACCTGGAGAGCGGCATCAAAGGCTCGCTCGTGGAGCGGCTCTCCGAGCTGCCCGCCACACTGGCCCGCTACCACGATCTCGTGCGCTTCAACCCCGCGCTCACCTCGCGCCACCCGGACATCGCGCGGCCGATGCTCCAGGCCTACCACCCCGCCGCGGAGACCAGCATCTTCAGCGTGTCCGGCTACGCCGACGACGCCCACCTCGTGTCGCGCTCGGCCATGAAGGTGCTCCAGCGCCCCCGGAAGGTCGGCATCGGCCTCTGCTTCGAGGGGCGCGAGCCCGAGCCCGCCGTCACAGCGCAGCTGCGCGCGCTCTTCACGCGCGTCGGCTACCGCGGGGCGTTCGAGGCCGAGTTCATCGCCGACGGCGACCGCCGCCTCCTCATCGACGTCAACCCTCGATTTTACAGCCAAATGGCCTTCGACGTGGCCCGCGGTCTGCCGCTGCCCTACGTCGTCGCCCTTCGCGCCGCCGGCCAGGACGCCGACGCCGATCGCGTCCTCGAAGAGGCGACCCGTTGGCAGCCCGCCGGCAAGCACGTCTACTGCCACGAGCTCATGCTCGATCTCGTGCTCGGGCTCCAGGGGCTCAGCGGGCAGATGTCGCGCGACGAGGTCAAGCGCTGGCGCTCGTGGCTCCGCGACAACCGCGCGCGCGCCACCGACGCCGTGCGCGATCCCGACGACCGCAAGCCGGCGCTCGTCGACGCGGCCTCCTGGGTGCGCCACTTCGCCAAGCACCCGCGGAGCTTCCTCCGTTCGTACGTCCTGAACCGCTGA
- a CDS encoding glycosyltransferase: MHVLYLTTELPFPPVSGGQVRTAADLRLLQSLEEVRSIDLVCVEEESSPRGEEGARALSALPKVTLHGPVFHPIHLKRFPHYFALVAALELVPGFPYLAGKWASPRVAAALVKAVRARAPDVVTIDHLGMMVYASLLARLAPRARLVLGQHNVESDFFAQFAARKTGVVRLAAALETRRARGFERAALRRADAVVAISASDAAAFLELAGVTAHLVPQVVTFERTPWSPRAARRLVYVGNLSWHPNVAGLDWFLSEVWPVLRRDVPDVTLDVVGSGLPRDPSGTEIVPERWRLPGITVHGFAKELAPHYATASAFIAPILGGSGVRIKLLEGFRAGLPLVTTSAGALGLPLTSGRELLVADDPRAYAAHVADVLRSPELQARLREGAYDFLEREHGLARAQAVMRAVLGLAPAP; encoded by the coding sequence ATGCACGTTCTCTACCTCACGACCGAGCTCCCGTTCCCGCCCGTGAGCGGCGGGCAGGTCCGCACCGCCGCCGATCTGCGGCTGCTGCAGTCGCTCGAGGAGGTGCGCTCGATCGATCTCGTGTGCGTCGAGGAGGAGTCGTCTCCGCGCGGCGAGGAGGGGGCGCGCGCTCTCTCGGCGCTGCCGAAGGTCACGCTCCACGGCCCGGTGTTCCACCCGATCCACCTGAAGCGTTTCCCTCACTACTTCGCGCTGGTCGCCGCGCTCGAGCTCGTGCCGGGCTTCCCGTACTTGGCCGGCAAGTGGGCGAGCCCGCGCGTCGCCGCAGCCCTCGTCAAGGCCGTGCGCGCCCGCGCTCCCGACGTCGTCACCATCGATCACCTCGGCATGATGGTGTACGCGAGCCTCCTCGCCCGGCTCGCCCCGCGCGCCCGCCTCGTGCTCGGTCAGCACAACGTCGAGAGCGACTTTTTCGCCCAGTTCGCCGCGCGAAAGACCGGCGTCGTGCGCCTCGCCGCGGCGCTCGAGACCCGCCGCGCTCGGGGCTTCGAGCGCGCCGCCCTCCGCCGGGCCGACGCGGTCGTGGCCATCTCGGCGAGCGACGCCGCGGCGTTCCTCGAGCTCGCGGGCGTGACGGCCCATCTGGTCCCGCAGGTCGTCACCTTCGAGCGCACCCCGTGGAGCCCGCGCGCGGCGCGGCGCCTCGTCTACGTGGGCAACCTCTCCTGGCACCCCAACGTGGCTGGGCTCGACTGGTTCCTGAGCGAGGTGTGGCCGGTCCTCCGGCGCGACGTGCCCGACGTCACCCTCGACGTCGTCGGCTCTGGCCTCCCGCGCGACCCGTCGGGCACCGAGATCGTGCCCGAGCGCTGGCGTCTGCCCGGCATCACGGTGCACGGCTTCGCGAAGGAGCTCGCGCCGCACTACGCCACCGCGAGCGCGTTCATCGCGCCGATCCTCGGCGGCTCGGGCGTGCGCATCAAGCTCCTCGAGGGCTTCCGCGCCGGCCTGCCGCTCGTCACCACCTCCGCCGGGGCGCTGGGTCTGCCGCTCACCAGCGGTCGCGAGCTGCTCGTGGCCGACGACCCACGCGCGTACGCCGCGCACGTGGCCGACGTCCTCCGGAGCCCGGAGCTCCAAGCCCGCCTGCGCGAGGGCGCTTACGACTTCCTCGAGCGTGAGCACGGCCTCGCGCGCGCCCAGGCGGTCATGCGAGCGGTGCTCGGCCTCGCGCCGGCCCCCTGA
- a CDS encoding serine/threonine protein kinase → MGFEQRRIGTVIGKWRVDSLLGSGSMAAVYAVTHRNGSRAALKILHAQLCNDELVVERFLSEGYLANVVKHPGIVRVFDDGMTEEGCPFLAMEMLEGETLDDYCEAKGPKIPLGTALGIADSIMDVLAAVHAGNVIHRDLKPSNVFLTSELQIKLLDFGVAKLSDKKSVSKLSLVGMVLGTPSFMAPEQARGARDEVDARSDIFALGAILFTLLTGEYVHPVEGVQQKLVAAATQRARSIGLVLPTLPGPIAAVIDQALQFRKDDRWQTVTQMRRALKEAGEGLVGETLRPPPPSSARISVPGDGASLGDDEATEAMAPIASYDDAAPTSISFVGAGSQNHVDAAAHQAMANAMSASLGSLGEGGSGGTGGTGGSAAGPLQGAQAQANAASEDDQAPSDSTMVAMSNPYGRMPLPPTASGRRLAAPPVTDSGRVGFFYDEHKSSTSLEGAPSSSPQLFADPLLANGAPNGGLPALAPAPTRSLAPLVLAVLAALALAAAVGVYLRANRRVSTPPDPAPLTVPVPEPSALAPSSPPPPSLAPSSPPPVLVVPGAAPSASGFIPTVSPDALKPSPKPPPLVPAPAVKPTAAPVSPPAASPSGPTPTPTPAPTPTPAPTPAGGADFELLQ, encoded by the coding sequence ATGGGCTTCGAACAGCGACGCATCGGCACGGTCATCGGGAAGTGGCGGGTGGACTCTCTCTTGGGGTCCGGCTCGATGGCGGCGGTCTACGCCGTCACCCACCGAAACGGCTCGCGCGCGGCGCTGAAGATCCTCCACGCCCAGCTCTGCAACGACGAGCTCGTGGTCGAGCGGTTCCTGAGCGAGGGGTACCTCGCCAACGTCGTCAAGCACCCCGGTATCGTTCGGGTATTTGACGACGGTATGACCGAGGAGGGGTGCCCGTTCCTCGCCATGGAGATGCTCGAGGGCGAGACCCTCGACGACTACTGCGAGGCGAAGGGGCCGAAGATCCCCCTCGGCACCGCGCTCGGCATCGCCGACTCGATCATGGACGTGCTCGCCGCCGTCCACGCGGGCAACGTCATCCACCGCGACCTGAAGCCCTCGAACGTGTTTCTCACGTCCGAGCTCCAGATCAAGCTCCTCGATTTCGGCGTCGCGAAGCTCTCCGACAAGAAGTCGGTCAGCAAGCTCAGCCTCGTGGGGATGGTGCTCGGCACGCCCTCGTTCATGGCACCCGAGCAGGCGCGCGGGGCACGCGACGAGGTGGACGCCCGCTCCGACATCTTCGCGCTCGGCGCCATCCTGTTCACCCTGCTCACGGGCGAGTACGTCCACCCGGTCGAGGGCGTGCAGCAGAAGCTGGTCGCGGCGGCGACCCAGCGCGCCCGCTCGATCGGCCTCGTGTTGCCCACGCTCCCCGGCCCCATCGCTGCGGTGATCGATCAGGCGCTCCAGTTTCGCAAAGACGACCGCTGGCAGACCGTGACGCAAATGCGGCGCGCGCTGAAGGAGGCCGGCGAGGGGCTCGTGGGTGAGACGCTGCGCCCTCCGCCTCCCTCGAGCGCGCGAATCAGCGTGCCTGGCGATGGCGCCAGCCTCGGTGACGACGAGGCGACCGAGGCGATGGCGCCGATCGCGTCTTACGACGACGCCGCCCCGACATCGATCTCGTTCGTCGGCGCGGGCTCCCAGAACCACGTGGACGCGGCCGCTCATCAGGCCATGGCGAACGCCATGAGCGCGAGCCTCGGCAGCCTCGGCGAGGGGGGCTCGGGCGGCACGGGCGGCACGGGCGGCTCGGCCGCCGGTCCGCTGCAGGGCGCGCAAGCGCAGGCGAACGCGGCCAGCGAAGACGACCAGGCGCCATCCGACTCCACCATGGTGGCCATGTCGAACCCTTACGGGCGAATGCCGCTCCCGCCTACGGCGAGCGGTCGACGATTGGCCGCGCCCCCTGTCACGGACAGCGGTCGGGTGGGGTTCTTCTACGACGAGCACAAGTCGAGCACCTCGCTCGAGGGGGCGCCGTCCTCCAGTCCTCAGCTCTTCGCCGACCCTCTGCTGGCCAACGGTGCGCCCAACGGCGGTCTGCCTGCGCTCGCGCCGGCACCGACGCGCTCGCTCGCGCCCCTGGTGCTCGCGGTTCTCGCCGCGCTGGCCCTCGCCGCCGCCGTGGGCGTCTATCTCAGGGCCAACCGGCGCGTGTCCACCCCTCCGGATCCCGCGCCCCTCACGGTGCCCGTGCCCGAGCCGTCGGCGCTCGCCCCGTCGAGCCCGCCACCGCCGTCGCTCGCCCCGTCGAGCCCGCCCCCCGTGTTGGTCGTTCCCGGCGCCGCTCCCTCTGCGAGCGGCTTCATCCCCACCGTCTCGCCGGACGCCCTGAAGCCTTCGCCGAAGCCGCCGCCGCTCGTGCCTGCTCCGGCCGTGAAGCCCACCGCCGCGCCGGTGAGCCCGCCCGCCGCTTCGCCCTCGGGGCCGACGCCGACGCCGACCCCTGCGCCAACGCCAACGCCCGCGCCAACGCCTGCGGGGGGCGCCGACTTCGAGCTCCTCCAGTGA
- a CDS encoding oligosaccharide flippase family protein yields the protein MPSEAEDPAAAAKDPAAPADASADGDRPSEAHAHRDVATAMRNALKLGLSLMATWAVALGVRFILPRFLGPEGFGQYAWAESTAALAFIFAGLGLNTYIQREVSVRPAHASDFFGGVLVARLLVMLALFVGLYGYASHADRDPELHITVLVFGLTQALVVTNESLAALLQASTRVGRLAVANVAAKLVWGVGVVAMVQITHRFPLLALPMFLSELLKALVLWPSVRREVGLQLRFDRQVTRTVLIACIPFFVNTISYTMGNKLDIALLKSLATDATREAAEAAQAAKVEVGLYGAAQNLASLAMLLAPLEAWVITPLLTRALRRSEAEFFAILRRAVEGILVVAIPATMMISLGATFWIRITTGSKFLAAAPALQQLAPSFVFTYAAVLFATALIIMKRSWSVTLISISRLLLQPLLMWLVIPWAHRKLGPGGAGVGDAFCFTFLELYVSVVFLITLGRRALDKRLVAALAKSLLAYAASWTVDHFAKPLGDARLVLVGLTYAVVVLGTGGVRLGDVKSVVQMVRNRRNLASEGTAQA from the coding sequence GTGCCCTCGGAAGCCGAAGACCCCGCCGCAGCGGCCAAGGACCCCGCCGCGCCGGCCGACGCCTCCGCGGACGGCGATCGCCCCTCCGAGGCGCACGCCCACCGCGACGTCGCGACCGCGATGCGCAACGCGCTGAAGCTCGGCTTGTCGCTCATGGCGACCTGGGCCGTCGCGCTCGGCGTTCGGTTCATCCTGCCCCGCTTCCTCGGTCCCGAGGGCTTCGGGCAGTACGCGTGGGCAGAGAGCACCGCGGCGCTCGCCTTCATCTTCGCGGGCCTCGGCCTCAACACGTACATCCAGCGCGAGGTGTCGGTCCGCCCCGCGCACGCCTCCGACTTTTTCGGGGGTGTGCTCGTCGCGCGCCTCCTCGTGATGCTCGCGCTCTTCGTTGGGCTCTACGGGTACGCGTCCCACGCCGACCGCGATCCCGAGCTGCACATCACCGTGTTGGTGTTCGGTCTCACCCAGGCGCTGGTCGTCACGAACGAGTCCCTCGCGGCGCTCCTGCAAGCGAGCACCCGCGTCGGTCGGCTCGCGGTCGCCAACGTGGCCGCGAAGCTCGTGTGGGGCGTGGGCGTCGTCGCGATGGTGCAGATCACGCACCGCTTCCCGCTGCTCGCGCTGCCCATGTTCCTGTCGGAGCTGCTCAAGGCTCTGGTGCTCTGGCCTTCGGTCCGGCGCGAGGTCGGGCTCCAGCTGCGCTTCGATCGGCAGGTGACACGCACCGTGCTCATCGCGTGCATCCCGTTCTTCGTGAACACCATCTCCTACACGATGGGCAACAAGCTCGACATCGCGCTCCTGAAGTCGCTCGCGACCGACGCGACGCGAGAGGCCGCCGAGGCCGCGCAGGCCGCGAAGGTGGAGGTGGGCCTCTACGGCGCCGCGCAGAACCTCGCCTCGCTCGCCATGCTGCTCGCGCCGCTCGAGGCCTGGGTCATCACGCCGCTGCTCACGCGGGCGCTCCGCCGCAGCGAGGCCGAGTTCTTCGCGATCCTCCGCCGCGCGGTCGAGGGCATCCTCGTCGTGGCGATCCCGGCGACCATGATGATAAGCCTCGGCGCGACGTTCTGGATCCGCATCACCACGGGGAGCAAGTTCCTCGCCGCCGCGCCCGCCCTCCAGCAGCTCGCGCCCTCGTTCGTCTTCACGTACGCGGCGGTGTTGTTCGCCACCGCGCTCATCATCATGAAGCGCTCGTGGAGCGTCACCCTCATCTCCATCTCGCGGCTGCTGCTCCAGCCGCTCCTCATGTGGCTCGTGATCCCCTGGGCACACCGCAAGCTCGGGCCCGGCGGGGCCGGGGTAGGCGACGCGTTCTGCTTCACGTTCCTCGAGCTCTACGTGTCGGTCGTGTTCCTCATCACGCTGGGGCGTCGCGCGCTCGACAAGCGGCTCGTGGCCGCGCTCGCCAAGTCGCTGCTCGCGTACGCCGCGTCGTGGACCGTCGACCACTTCGCCAAGCCGCTGGGGGACGCGCGCCTCGTGCTCGTCGGCCTGACCTACGCGGTCGTCGTGCTCGGGACGGGCGGCGTGCGCCTCGGGGACGTCAAGTCCGTCGTCCAGATGGTGCGCAACCGGCGCAACCTCGCCAGCGAAGGCACCGCTCAGGCCTAG